The genome window TCGGTCTGACGCCGCCCGCAGCCGGTTATGCCGGTTTCAGTGGTCCGAAGATCGTTTGGGCGACTCTGATGATAGGCGGGGCCCTCGCCGGTCTGGCCGGCGCCATCGAGATTTCCGGCCCGATTGGGCAACTCACACCTTCGATCTCACCGGGATATGGCTTTACCGCCATCATCGTCGCGTTTCTTGGCCGGCTGCATCCGGTCGGAATTCTTCTCGCCGCATTGCTGATGGCCCTGAGCTATATCGGCGGGGAAACCGCCCAGATTGACCTTGGCCTGCCGGTTGCCGTCACTGGGGTGTTCCAGGGCATGCTGCTGTTCTTTCTGTTAGCGAGCGACATGCTGGTCCATTTCCGGGTCAGGTTGGGATCGAACCGTGCGGGCAGGGCGGTCTAGATCATGGATATTCTGATTGTCTCTTCGGTGATCGTCTCCGTCTTGGCCGCGTCCACGCCGCTGCTGTTCGCGGCGATGGGCGAACTGGTTGCCGAAAAGTCGGGGGTTCTCAATCTCGGGGTCGAGGGAATGATGCTGGCCGGTGCCGTCCTGGCCTTCATCGTCGGTCTGGAAACAGGGAGCGGAGTTCTGGCTGTCCTGGCCGGGGCGGCCATGGGGGCGCTGATGGCGGGTCTGTTTGCGCTTCTGACGCTCGGATTTCTCGCCAACCAGGTTGCGACCGGACTGGCTCTGACGTTGTTCGGCATTGGGTTGAGCGCCTTGTTGGGGCAGAGCTATGTCGGCACGCCGATCTCGCCCTTACCCAAACTGTCGCTCGGAGCGTTGTCGGAGGTTCCGATCCTCGGTCCGGTGATCTTCGGACAGGATGCATTGGTCTATCTGTCGTTCGCGATGACGGCGGCGGTTGCCTTGTTCCTGTATCGAAGCCGCGCCGGTTTGATACTGCGTTCCGTGGGTGAAAATCCACATGCAGCCCATTCCATCGGGTTTCCGGTGATCCTGATCCGGCTGGCGGCGGTGCTGTTCGGTGGCGCCATGGCAGGGGTCGGCGGCGCCTACATGTCCCTGTCCTATACCCCGATGTGGGCCGAGGGCATGATCGCCGGTCGCGGCTGGATCGCGCTGGCACTGGTTGTCTTTGCGACCTGGCGCCCGGGGCGGGTTCTGCTGGGGGCCTATCTGTTCGGCGGCCTGACCATCGCCCAACTGCACATGCAGAGTTCGGGCATGATCGAGATCCCGGCACAGTTCCTGAACATGATCCCGTATATCGCGACGATTGTCGTCCTGGTCCTGATATCGCGCGACGCGACCCGCATTCGGCTCAACGCGCCGGCCAGTATCGGTAAGGTGTTTCATCCGAACGGGTAACGGGTTAGGATTTTTTGCATCGCACCATACGTTGGGCCGCATCCGGCCGTAATCCGCACAGTCTGAAACAAGAAACAGGGGGCTCCCGATGATCAAGATTTCCCGCCGTTCCTTCTCTGCCATGACGCTGGCCGCCGGTGCCAGCGCGGCGCTGCCAGCCCGTGCTGCCGATCCGTTCAAGGTCGGTTTCGTCTATGTCGGCCCGATCGGCGATCACGGCTGGTCCTACCAGCACGATCAGGGACGGCTGGCGATCGAAGCGGCCTTCGGCGACAAGGTTGAAACCAGCTATGTCGAGAGCGTGCCGGAAGGG of Alphaproteobacteria bacterium contains these proteins:
- a CDS encoding ABC transporter permease; the protein is MDILIVSSVIVSVLAASTPLLFAAMGELVAEKSGVLNLGVEGMMLAGAVLAFIVGLETGSGVLAVLAGAAMGALMAGLFALLTLGFLANQVATGLALTLFGIGLSALLGQSYVGTPISPLPKLSLGALSEVPILGPVIFGQDALVYLSFAMTAAVALFLYRSRAGLILRSVGENPHAAHSIGFPVILIRLAAVLFGGAMAGVGGAYMSLSYTPMWAEGMIAGRGWIALALVVFATWRPGRVLLGAYLFGGLTIAQLHMQSSGMIEIPAQFLNMIPYIATIVVLVLISRDATRIRLNAPASIGKVFHPNG